From Longimicrobium sp., one genomic window encodes:
- a CDS encoding roadblock/LC7 domain-containing protein, protein MPQLETALSSLRGHPGVQHVLVLGHDGLLIAHQGEGPLDAETVSAMVPGVASAASQLGRAAGAGPASVVAARLEHGVVLVSTLSPEVLLAVLLGEGVGFAPLLRELADRRDELAALV, encoded by the coding sequence ATGCCCCAGCTCGAGACGGCCCTTTCCTCGCTTCGCGGCCACCCGGGGGTGCAGCACGTGCTGGTGCTGGGCCACGACGGCCTGCTGATCGCGCACCAGGGCGAGGGACCGCTCGACGCCGAGACGGTGTCGGCCATGGTGCCGGGCGTGGCCAGCGCCGCCTCGCAGCTGGGACGCGCCGCCGGCGCGGGCCCCGCGTCGGTCGTGGCCGCCCGGCTGGAGCACGGCGTGGTGCTGGTGTCCACCCTTTCGCCCGAGGTGCTGCTGGCCGTGCTGCTGGGCGAGGGCGTGGGCTTCGCCCCGCTGCTGCGCGAGCTGGCCGACCGCCGCGACGAGCTGGCCGCGCTGGTGTGA
- a CDS encoding response regulator — protein MTQTPDGGPRRVLVADDEPHIGRIIQMKLEQGPYEVTLVADGRAALDELQGPEPIDVVLLDIMMPYATGLEVLAEARQLPHRRDTPIIILTAKGQDADRRQALELGATDFFTKPFSPKKLLARVDELFGGPPAGEDDE, from the coding sequence ATGACCCAAACTCCCGACGGCGGGCCGCGCCGCGTGCTCGTGGCCGACGACGAGCCCCACATCGGCCGCATCATCCAGATGAAGCTCGAGCAGGGGCCGTACGAGGTGACGCTGGTGGCCGACGGGCGCGCGGCGCTCGACGAGCTGCAGGGCCCCGAGCCCATCGACGTGGTGCTGCTGGACATCATGATGCCGTACGCCACCGGGCTGGAGGTGCTGGCCGAGGCGCGCCAGCTGCCGCACCGGCGCGACACGCCCATCATCATCCTTACCGCCAAGGGCCAGGACGCCGACCGCCGGCAGGCCCTGGAGCTGGGCGCCACCGACTTCTTCACCAAGCCCTTCAGCCCCAAGAAGCTGCTGGCCCGGGTGGACGAGCTGTTCGGCGGCCCCCCCGCCGGGGAGGACGACGAATGA